From a single Falco peregrinus isolate bFalPer1 chromosome 10, bFalPer1.pri, whole genome shotgun sequence genomic region:
- the LOC101922204 gene encoding flavin-containing monooxygenase 5-like — protein MAKRVAIIGGGSSGLCAIKACLQEGLEPVCFERTGDIGGLWRFEEHPEEGRASIYRSVIINTSKEMMCFSDFPIPDDFPNYMHNSKIMEYFRMYARHFDLLRHIRFRTSVCRVSKHPDFATTGQWDVVTERDGKQEAAVFDAVLVCTGHHTEAHLPLNTFPGIEKFKGFYLHSRDYKDAWAFTDKRVIVIGIGNSGSDLAVEISHTAKQVFLSTRRGAWILNRVGDQGYPIDVIFTTRMKAFLKKLLSPSIVCHLAENQLNARFDHSHYGLKPKHRIFNQHPTVNDDLPNRIISGRVQVKPNVQEFTETSAIFEDGTREDIDAVVFATGYSFSFPFLEGCVKVVENQIPLYKFMFPPDLEKPTLAFIGLIQPLGAIMPISELQCRWATRVFKGLNKLPPRHDMEADIKKKREAMAKEYVKSQRHTIQVDYIPYMDELACQVGVKPNLLALFLTDPKLALEVAFGPCTPYQYRLRGPGGWEGARAAILTQRQRIIKPLQTRHVEDHPSAPAVPLIFKLVGAVAVLAFVFAYL, from the exons ATGGCGAAGAGAGTGGCCATCATTGGAGGGGGCAGCAGCGGGCTGTGCGCCATCAAAGCCTGCCTGCAAGAGGGGCTGGAACCCGTCTGCTTCGAGAGGACAGGGGACATCGGGGGGCTCTGGAGGTTTGAG GAGCACCCCGAGGAGGGCCGTGCCAGCATCTATCGCTCCGTCATCATCAACACCTCCAAGGAGATGATGTGCTTCAGTGACTTCCCCATCCCCGACGACTTCCCCAACTACATGCACAACTCCAAGATCATGGAATACTTCCGCATGTACGCCCGGCACTTCGACCTGCTCCGCCACATTCGCTTCAGG acCAGCGTGTGCCGGGTGTCCAAGCACCCCGACTTCGCCACCACGGGCCAGTGGGACGTGGTGACGGAGCGTGATGGGAAGCAGGAGGCGGCCGTCTTTGACGCTGTGCTGGTGTGCACCGGGCACCACACGGAGGCACATCTCCCGCTGAACACCTTCCCAG GAATCGAGAAGTTCAAGGGCTTCTACCTCCACAGCCGAGACTACAAGGACGCTTGGGCTTTCACTGACAAGAGGGTCATTGTCATCGGGATCGGGAATTCAGGGTCGGACCTGGCCGTGGAGATCAGCCACACGGCCAAGCAG GTCTTCCTCAGCACCCGCCGGGGGGCATGGATCCTCAACCGCGTTGGAGATCAGGGCTACCCCATCGATGTCATCTTCACCACCCGCATGAAGGCATTCCTGAAGAAGCTGCTGAGCCCGTCCATAGTGTGCCACCTTGCCGAGAACCAGCTGAACGCCAGATTTGACCACTCGCACTATGGCCTGAAGCCAAAGCACAG GATCTTTAACCAGCACCCGACCGTCAATGACGACCTGCCCAACCGCATCATTTCGGGCAGGGTGCAGGTGAAGCCCAACGTTCAGGAGTTCACGGAGACATCTGCCATCTTTGAGGATGGCACCAGGGAAGACATTGATGCAGTGGTCTTTGCCACGGGGTAcagcttctccttccccttcctcgaGGGTTGCGTGAAGGTGGTGGAGAACCAGATCCCCCTCTACAAATTCATGTTCCCGCCGGACCTGGAGAAGCCGACGCTGGCTTTCATTGGCCTCATCCAGCCCCTGGGTGCCATCATGCCCATCTCGGAGCTTCAGTGTCGCTGGGCCACCCGCGTCTTCAAGG GGCTGAACAAGCTTCCCCCACGGCACGACATGGAGGCTGACATcaagaagaagagagaagcGATGGCGAAGGA GTACGTGAAGAGCCAGCGGCACACCATCCAGGTGGATTACATCCCTTACATGGACGAGCTCGCCTGCCAGGTGGGGGTCAAGCCCAACCTGCTCGCCCTCTTCCTCACCGACCCCAAGCTGGCGCTGGAGGTGGCCTTCGGGCCCTGCACGCCATACCAGTACCGCCTGCGGGGCCCGGGCgggtgggaaggtgccagggcGGCCATCCTCACCCAGCGACAGCGCATCATCAAGCCCCTGCAGACACGGCACGTGGAAGACCACCCCTCCGCCCCTGCCGTGCCCCTCATTTTCAAGCTGGTCGGGGCTGTGGccgtccttgcctttgtttttgcTTACTTGTAG